A genome region from Schistocerca americana isolate TAMUIC-IGC-003095 chromosome 1, iqSchAmer2.1, whole genome shotgun sequence includes the following:
- the LOC124615567 gene encoding cuticle protein 63-like, with product MKFLMIVFAACVATACCQETREKRGLLGAGVLAAPGAVLAPRVLAAPAIAAAPIVAAPAIGHAPLGLGIGLGHPIIG from the exons ATGAAGTTTCTG ATGATTGTCTTCGCCGCCTGCGTGGCCACCGCCTGCTGCCAGGAGACACGAGAGAAGCGCGGCCTCCTGGGGGCGGGAGTGCTGGCCGCCCCCGGCGCTGTGCTGGCGCCGCGCGTTCTTGCCGCTCCCGCCATAGCCGCCGCCCCTATCGTCGCCGCTCCCGCCATCGGCCACGCCCCTCTGGGCCTGGGGATCGGCTTGGGTCACCCCATCATCGGCTGA